The Chitinibacter bivalviorum genomic interval TTCTTTAAGCTCAATGACCTTTGCGGGTGCGCACCCGTATGATGTCGCACAATTTCTAGACAATAAGGGTATTGCCGTGCGAGTAGGTCACCACTGCGCACAGCCACTCATACTTACCATGGGTATACAGGGCACATTACGCGCGTCTTTGGCAATCTATAACACCCAACATGATGTGGCGTTATTATTATCAACCCTAGCAGAAACGCTGGATCTATTATGATGAACAACACTTTGCCTATCGATCAACGCTTTGAACACCCGTTTGGCACCCGCTATGACTCAAACGAAATAGCCAAACTACTCGATCAAGCATACGGTTGGGAAGCCAAAAATCGGCTCTTGGTGCAACTCGCCAAACAATTACCTGAGTGGCCAGACAGCGACAAAACCCCAAAGCATAAAGTCAGCGGCTGCGAGAGCCAGGTCTGGCTAGCCCTTGAGCCCATAGGCGCACATTGGCAAATCGCCGCAGACAGCGATTCACGCATCGTCAAAGGATTATTAGCCTTGGTTTTGAGTGCCTTTAACCAAAAATCGAGCACCGAAATTGCAGCATTTGATTTTGAAAACTGGCTCACTGAGCGAGGCATGCAAAGGTTCTTGAGTGCCAGCAGGGGAAACGGGCTTAAAGCCATTGTCAACACGATACGAAATCAAACTTAAATCCAAAAACGCTCCCCCCGATTGAAAGCAATTTCACAGGCAAGTGCTAAAGTATAACTATCCACCCAAGATAATCAGTCCAACATGATGCTACGTAATATTCCCGCCACCGAGTCAGAGCGACTGATTAAAAATCTGATTATTCCGCCACGCCCAGTCATTTTAGAGGCCATCAAGCGCGCACAAGCCGCCGATGATCCCAATTTTGAAGAAATTGCCGAACTCATCAATAGTGACTTAACGCTATCACTGGCCATGCTTAAAACAGTGAACTCGCCCTACTACCAGCTCAGCCAGAAAATTAGCTCGGTCGATCAAGCCTTGCAGCTACTTGGCCTGCGCAATACCTGTAATTTGGTTGAAGGCATTGTACTCAGACAAACCCTGTGTATTGAACACAACGATAGGATGGAGTTATTTTGGGAAATGGCGACCCGCATCGCGATGATTGCCGGGCGTCTAGCAGAACACGTACACGGCATTACACCCGAAGAAGCATATACCTTTGGCCTATTTCGCAGCAGCGGTAAAGCGGTGATGGCGGCTCGCTTCCCTGATTACATCGACACATTGGAAAAAGGTGATCGATTTAGCCGGGCCGAATTCATCGAATACGAAAATCATCGCTACCAAACCAATCATAATGTTGTCGGTTATCTACTGAGCCGTGCTTGGTACTTACCGGAAGATATGCAGCTTGCAACACTCAACCATCATGATTTTGCTGTCTTTGATTTGCACATGGATAGTGAATGGCATCATGTGTGCACATTGATTGCCCTTACTGGATTAGCCGAACATATTCTCAAAATGAATATCCAACAATATGAACATCCAGAATGGCGTGCGATTGAACCGCTCTTACTCAATCATCTGGCCCTCAAGCTAGAAGAGTATGAAGACATCGTCGATGAAGTTTCGACTCTTTTGTAGCTTAGTTAAATTACCCAAGTTAGTGCTAGCACTAGAAAATAGAACTTTACCGACGCAGTTTTAGTTAAAATAGCGGGATGACCGCACCTACTCCCTGTTTCCATTGCGCTAGCGACTGTCCAGACCCCATCGAATTCACGATACGCTATCGTGAGCATGATCAACCTGCGTGCTGCGCAGGATGCAAGGCAGTGGCCGACACTATTTTGGCCAGCGGCCTCGCCAGTTATTACGACCAAAGAACAGAAAGCGCTAGCCGCACCGAACCGCTACCTGCTGAAATTCGTGAGCAATTGCAGCTTTATGACGATTTTCAATTGCAATCTAGCTTCGTGCAGCAAGTATCAGACAATATCCGAGAAGCAGCTCTCATCCTTGAAGGGATTAGCTGCGCAGCGTGTATTTGGCTGAATGAACAACACCTTAGCAAATTACCCGGCGTTCTATCCGTCTCCATCAATTACAGCACGCACCGCGCTAGAGTTCGGTGGGACGATCAGCAAGTAAAACTATCGAGCATTTTGCAGCACATTGCCGCGATCGGTTATCGCGCACACCCATATGATCATGAGCGCAATGAAGCTCAATGGGAAAAACAGCGTAAATCGGCCTTGTTGCGCTTATGGGTTGCTGGATTATCCATGATGCAGGTGATGATGTTTGTCATCCCCATTTACATGGCGCCCACTGGTGAAATTGAAGATAACTGGCTCACCATGATGCACTGGGGTAGCGCCTTACTGACACTTCCAGTTGTGCTGTATTCATGCTGGCCGTTTTATGTGAATAGCTGGCGCGAGCTTCGGCATGGCCGAGCGGGCATGGATTTACCCGTGAGCATTGGGGTGGTTGCGGCTTTTATAGCCAGCCTATATTCATTGATTACCGCTCACGGAGAAATCTATTTCGATTCCGTATCCATGTTTGTGTTCTTGCTACTGGGCGGGCGATATTTAGAATTACAAGCACGCCGCCGCGCTGGCGCAGCGGCAGAAATGCTGGTCAAACTCGTACCTGCCTTTGCGCACAGGTTAAGTCACGACCATAGCCTGCATGAAACACCTGTTCATCGCTTAAAAGCGGGCGATCTCATTGTCAGTAAAGCGGGAGAAACAATCCCCGTTGATGGGGTCGTGCTCGATGGTCGCAGTGAAGTCAATGAGGCCATGTTAAGCGGAGAAAGCCGCCCAATCATCAAAGAATCCGGCTCAAGCGTAGTTGCAGGCAGTTTGAATCTGATCTCAGCTCTAACCATCGAAGTTAAATCGACGGGAAACAATACTCGCCTTGGCAGTATGGTGCGACTTCTCGATCAATCATTACAAGAAAAACCCTATCTTGCCCAATTAGCCGATCGCGTCGCTGGCTGGTTTATTTTTGCCTTACTACTAATTGCATCAGCGTGTTTTTTATACTGGTATCGACACGATCCAATTCATGCATTGCCACACACCGTCGCCGTGCTGGTCATCTCATGTCCATGTGCGCTTTCATTAGCAACCCCAGCGGCACTGACTGCAGCGACAGGGCATTTGGCACAAATTGGTCTTTTACTGACTCGCGGCAACAGCCTAGAAAACCTTGCGCGCGTCACAGATATTGTTTTTGACAAAACAGGTACCTTAACATTTGGCGAGCCGCGCTTAAGTCAAACCATAGCACTTGCAATGTTTGCCGATGAGGCCCTACCGATTGCAATCGCACTAGAAAACCGTTCCGAACATCCGATCGCGAAAGCCTTTCAAATGGACGGAAAAAGCAATGAGTTAATCGTTACGGACTTTTGCAATTACCCTGGCGGCGGTATCTACGGCAAAATTAATGGTGAAGATTACTGGCTGGGTTCAAGTAACTTCATAAGTAAGACACTAGGTCATCAAGAATTTGAACGAACAAAAGCGCACGAATCAGAAGGCACCATCATTTACTTGGCCGACAAAAATTCAATGCTCGCCGCATTTGTACTAGCAGATCAAATCCGGCCCGAAGCTAAAGCCGTCATAGACTACCTCAAGACTCAGCACTACCAATTGCACTTACTTTCTGGGGATCAACTCCCTATTGCCAATTTGGTTGGCGAGCAGCTTGGGATCCAGAACATTCGCGCAGCTGCCACTCCCGAAACCAAGGTCGCCTACATTAAAGCCCTGCAAGCCAAGGGACATCGCGTTTTGATGTTAGGTGACGGGGTAAACGATGCACCAGTGCTTGCGATGGCCAATGTATCGATCGCCATGGGTGAAGGTGTTGATATTGCCCAAGCCGCAGGCGATATGATTTTGCTGAATAGCCAACTTGAAACCTTACCCAAAGCACTATTACTTGCGAAAAAATGCCGCAAAATCATACGCCAAAACTTAATTTGGGCACTTGCATACAATTTAGCAGCGCTACCCATCGCGGTTGCAGGGCTTGTTACACCTTGGTTAGCAAGCCTTGGCATGGCGCTTAGTTCTTTGCTGGTTGTATTGAATGCACTCAGGCTGCTAGCTCCCGATCAATTGAAAAAAGCTAAATAATTCAATGGAAAGTCTTTATTTATTAATTCCATTATCGCTCTTAATTGCACTTGGAATTGGTTTGATATTTTGGTGGTTTATCCGCAGTGGGCAAACCGATGACCTAGAGGGACCCAGCTGGAGAATTCTTCAGGACGACGATACAACGATAGAATCAACCACGCCAGGACGCACACCACAGAAAAAAAACCCTGACTGACGCCACACAACAAGGTAAAATCGGGAAGATTGCCATTGGATTTGCTTGATGTTGATCAACATTGAGTGCAGCAAGTCTGCGTATAGTCCAGTAGGCACTTTTGTACCTGGATTGGGGATGCTCTCACCCTAATCCAATAACCGCAGATGAACTAAGCACTTAGTTTAAATGCGGCTATTTTTTTGTTTTTCAATCTTTATTTTAATTTTAATTCCAAGCAGTTGGAGATCAATCGGAGCGCTGTAATGGAAAACCAAGCCACATACAATTACAAAGTGGTGCGGCAATTTGCCATCATGACGGTCGTCTGGGGCATTGTCGGCATGCTGGTTGGCGTAATTTGCGCCGCCCAGATGTTCTGGCCAGAACTAAATATCGGGCCATACTTTCACTTTGGACGCCTTCGTCCATTGCACACTAATGCAGTTATTTTTGCTTTTGGTGGCTGTGGATTATTTGCGACCTCGTACTACGTCGTTCAACGTACCTGTAACGTACGCCTGTTCTGCGACAAATTAGCCGCTTTCACCTTCTGGGGTTGGCAGACAGTTATTTTGCTAGCTGCAATTACCTTGCCACTGGGGTATACCAGCGGCAAAGAATATGCAGAGTTGGAATGGCCAATTGATCTGCTGATCACCGTTGTATGGGTAGCGTACGCCGTTGTCTTCTTCGGTACCTTGGCAAAACGCAAAGTTAAGCACATCTATGTGGCCAACTGGTTCTACGGCGCCTTCATCCTTGCTGTTGCATTACTGCACTTGGTAAACAGTGCCGCCATGCCTGTTACAGCGATGAAATCGTACTCTGCCTATGCAGGTGCAGTAGATGCAATGGTTCAATGGTGGTACGGCCACAATGCGGTAGGTTTCTTCTTGACCGCAGGGTTCTTGGGCATGATGTACTACTTCGTTCCTAAGCAAGCAGGTCGCCCTGTGTATTCATACCGCCTGTCTGTGGTTCACTTCTGGGCATTGATTTTCACCTATATGTGGGCCGGCCCTCACCACTTGCACTACACAGCACTTCCCGATTGGACGCAATCTCTGGGCATGGTGTTCTCTTTGATTCTGCTAGCACCTAGCTGGGGCGGCATGATTAACGGCATTATGACCTTGTCTGGCGCATGGCATAAACTGCGCACAGATCCAATCTTGAAGTTCTTGGTTACCGCCCTCTCCTTCTACGGTATGTCTACGTTTGAAGGCCCAATGATGGCGATTAAATCTGTCAATGCACTGAGCCACTACACTGACTGGACTGTAGGTCACGTTCATTCTGGTGCTTTGGGTTGGGTTGCGATGATCACCATCGGTGCAATCTATTACCTCATCCCACGTCTGTTTGGTCGCGAACAAATGTGGTCGGTAAAATTGATCGAAGTGCACTTCTGGATTGCAACATTGGGGGTAGTACTTTACATCTCATCAATGTGGATTTCTGGTGTAACTCAAGGCCTGATGTGGCGCGCAATCAATACTGACGGCACATTAACTTACGCCTTCATTGATGCCGTTAAAGCGTCTTATCCGTACTACTTCATCCGCTTCTTGGGCGGCTTGATGTACCTACTTGGCATGTGCCTGATGCTTTACAACGTACTGCGTACTGTATTTGACGGCAAAGCCGTTGATGCAAAAATCCCAGCCGTTGCCGCACACGCCTGATTACGGAAGGACGAATAATAATGAATAAGATTCAAAAATTGATTGAGGAAAACGTAGTGGCCCTCATCATCCTCACGCTCCTGACAGTGAGCGTGGCGATGTTTGTCGAAATTTTGCCACTGATGTTTAGTAAATCCGTGACCCAACCCATCGCAGGCGTAAAGCCATACAGCGCACTGCGCTTGGAAGGTCGTGACATTTACATTCGTGAAGGCTGCTACAACTGTCACTCACAAATGATCCGTCCTTTCCGTTCAGAAACTGAACGCTATGGCCACTACTCAGTTGCGGGTGAATCAGTGTACGACCACCCATTCCAGTGGGGCTCAAAACGTACAGGCCCTGATCTGGCACGTGTTGGCGAGCGCTACTCTGACGAATGGCATCGCGCCCACCTGATGAATCCACGTGACGTGGTGCCAGAATCAAACATGCCTGCTTTTGCTTGGTTAGCCGTGAACAAAATTGATTCAACGGTTACACCGAAGAAAATGGAAGCACTGCGTAAACTGGGCGTTCCATACACGAACGAAGACATTGCCAACGCCAGCAAAGAAGTTGAAGGTAAAACCGAGATGGAAGCGGTTATTGCCTATCTTCAGGGCTTGGGTCTTGCATTGAAAAATAAAAGGTAAGCACGATGGATTTGCAGAACGACGTTCGTATCATAGTGACTGTATTGGGCTTTATTTTGTTTGTCGGCATTTGCTTTTGGGCCTACAGCAAATCAAGCAAGCAGCGCTTTGATGAAGCTGCGCAACAGCCGTTCCTCGACGACGACTTGCCGTCGTCGGGTAAGCAATCCTAATCGGCTAACGGAGAAAAGAGAATGACAGACTTTACGAGTGGTTTTTGGGGTCCGTTTATTGCCACAGTGGTAATTCTCGGCATTGTGTTTGTCTCTTATCTGCTTATCACGCAGATGAAAGTCAAACTCAAAAAAGGCGAGAAAGCTGAAGTTACTGGCCACAAATGGGATGGCGACTTGGAAGAGTATAACAATCCGCTACCAGGCTGGTGGGTTGGTATGTTTGTGCTGACCATTGTTTTTGCCATTGCTTACCTGTGGCTTTACCCTGGCTTGGTCGTTTTTGGTAATGCAAAAGGCTGGTCACAACAAGGTCAGCACCAAGAAGAAGTTGCAAAAGCCGATGCTAAATACCAAGCCCTGTACGACAAATATCTGGCCATGCCTATCCCTGCCGTAGCTCAAAACAAAGAAGCAAACGACATGGGTAAACGCCTGTTTCAGACTTATTGCGTTCAGTGTCACGGTGCGGATGCTCGCGGCGCGAAAGGTTTTCCAAACTTGACCGACAATGATTGGCTCTACGGTGGAAAACCTGAAAAAATCGAAGAAACAATTACTAAAGGGCGTCACGGTCAGATGCCTGCATTTGGTGCTGTTTTCGGCGAAGAAAAAGTTCGCGACGTAGCAAACTATGTGCTGAAAATTTCTGGCAACCCAGCATTTAACGATGTTCGTGCTGAACGTGGCGCTGAAACATTCAAACAAGTTTGTGTGGCATGTCACGGAGCAGAAGGCAAAGGGAACCAAGATATTGGCGCACCTAACCTGACAGACAAAACTTGGTTGTACGGTGGCTCAGAAGCTACCATCGTTGAGACCGTAACAAATGGCCGCAACAATGTCATGCCAGCCTGGAAAGAATTCCTAGGTGATGGCAAAGTACACTTGCTGTCTGCCTATGTTTACAGCCTGAGCCAAAACCAGAAGTAATACATACTAAGTAGTTCGCAAAATCGGGCAGCGTAAAAACTGCCCGATTTTCATATCAGAATCTTGATTCAATAGAGTGCTATTGAATGAATGTTTTGACCGGAGAATAAACATGAGCCAAAAGCTAAAAGACATCCCTGTCAATGTAGTCAACGTTAAAGACGATGGCGAACTCGAAGAAGTATTGCTGTATTCTGCGCATAAAAAAATCTACCCGCGATGGATTAATGGCTTCTGGAACAAATGGCGCATTTTTTTCGTTCTAGCGACTCAGCTTTTTTTCTACTGCATCCCTTGGATTCAAATCAATGGTCGTCAGGCCTTATTATTTGATTTGGTCGAACGTAAGTTCTATATTTTTGGACTTATTTTCCTGCCACAAGATTTTATTTATCTCACCGCCCTACTCTTACTTAGCGCCTTTGGGCTGTTCGCCTGGACCACAATTGGCGGCCGCTTATGGTGTGGCTACGCCTGCCCACAGACCGTATATACCGAAATTTTTCTATGGATGGAAAAATGGGTTGAAGGTGATCGCGCGGCACGCATCAAGCTCGATAACGGTCCTATCAGTGCACGAAAATTGCGCCTAAAAGCAACAAAACACGCACTTTGGATCGCTTTCGCACTTTGGACGGGGTTTACCTTCGTCGGCTATTTCACACCAATTCATGCATTATGGGCGGAGCTACTTGCCCTCACGATTACGAGCACTGAAGCCTTTTGGATATTGTTCTACGGTTTTGCAACCTATGGGAACGCGGGTTGGATGCGAGAGCAAGTCTGCAAATACATGTGTCCCTACGCGCGTTTTCAAAGCGCCATGTTTGATGCTGACACTCTGATTATCAGTTACGATAAAGAACGAGGTGAAAATCGGGGCACACGTAAAAAAGGTATAGACTACAAGTCGCAAGGTTTGGGCGACTGCATCGACTGCACCATTTGCGTACAAGTCTGCCCCGTTGGTATCGATATTCGTGATGGCTTGCAATACGAATGCATCGGCTGTGCGGCCTGCATTGATGCTTGCGACGAAGTTATGGATAAAATGCAATATCCACGTGGACTCATCCGCTACACCACGGAAAACGCACTGGAACACAAATACCCGGAAAAGGATATTCACAAACAATTACTGCGGCCACGAGTCATTATGTATGCGGTACTGCTCAGCGTAATTTTAGCGGTTACAGGGTATTCGCTCTTTCATCGTCAACCCGTTAAAGTAAATATTGAGCGTGATCGTGTCGCCTTAGTGCGTGAAGTCGAAGATGGCTGGCTTGAAAACACCTACCGAGTGCAAATTCAAAATGCCAGCGAAAAACGGCACACCTACGTCATAAGCGCCGATGGTCTTGACGGCATGAAAGTCATCGCTGAAGGTAACGGTCAATTTACACTTGAACCAACCGCAACAAGCGATGTCTCAGTTCGCTTGCAAGTCGCTCCTGAAAAAGCCAAAGCGGGCAGTCATGAAATTCACTTAATCGTTAAATCTCTCGACGACGCTGCTATTGCAGTACGCGAGAAAGCTACATTTATTGGAAGAAATTAATGGATGCAAAACCCTGGTACAAACACCCCCATGTTTGGCTTTTAATCACCTTCCCTGCGCTGGCCATCATTGGTGGCATTTACATGGCTTACCTGGCTTATACCAATAAAGATGGTTTAGTCAGTGATAACTATTATAAAGATGGGCAAAAAATCAATGAACGAATCGCACTCGATCAAAAGACGGCAGCGCAAGGCATCACAGCACAGCTACTGTTAGGAGATGATCAGCAGAGCATTCGGGTGATACTCAACCAAGCGGTTGAGGGCGAGTTGATTTTAAAAATAGCGCATCCAACCCGAGATGGATTTGATCAAACCATTGAACTCGAGCCTCAGGCCCCAATGATGTTTGCGGGTAAAGCCGACCATGTTATCGCCGTACAGCGCTGGCAAGTTGAGCTGGCTGACAAAAAAAATAACTGGCGGCTAGCCAAAGAATGGCAGGTATTACTCGGAGAGCCTTTATTAATGCAACCTTCAAAGTGATACCCAATAAAAAACCCACATTCTATGTGGGTTTTTTCTATTTCGTATCAAGCTTTTACATCGATGTTTTGCCCTAAATTCGGCGGATTATTACTTGCGGACACTTGGGGCACACTATCAAGCAGAGTCAGCACACTTTGCTCTTGAATATCCATTGCTTTTCGTAGTACTAACAAAGGCGCAATTTCCTTCGCCCCGGCGCCACTTGCGGCACTTACCAAACTTGCATCCATACTCACCTCCTACAACTTCTGTGATTCTACTCCAACTACCAGATTAGCCCGATGCGTGATTAATGCAGGCCACAAATTGAGCCAGATGTTAAAATATCGACATGAATGCTCCTTCCTTTATCCATTTACGCCTCCATTCCGAATTTTCAGTGACCGACGGTATCGTCCGGCTTGAAGATGCAGTTAAACGTGCCAAATCTGAGCACATGCCCGCCTTGGGTGTTTCAGATTTGATGAACTTGTTCGGGATGGTGAAGCATTACAAAGCTTGCCGCAACGCAGGGCTTAAACCAATTGTGGGCCTCGATGCTTGGGTAGAAAACCCAGACGATAAGGATAAGCCTTTCCGCATCCTACTCATTTGTAAAAACCGCGCTGGTTATGGGCGGCTTTGCGCTTTGCTCACACAAGCATACAAACATAATCAGTATCGAGGGCGTGCAGAGCTGCAAAAGCAATGGCTGATCGATGGTGATAATAGCGGTTTAATCTGCTTATCAGGCGCAGAGCTAGGGGAAGTTGGCCAGCATTTATTGGCCAAAAATGACGAAGCTGCATTGGATGCGGCCCAATGGTGGTCGGCGCAATTTCCAGCTAATTACTACCTAGAAATACAGCGCACAGGCCTGAGCAGCAGTGAACATAGCCTGCAAGGTCATTTAGATATTGCATCACAACTCTCACTACCTGTTGTGGCAACCCACCCGATACAGTTTATGAATCGGGAGCATTTCAAAGCACACGAAGCGCGCACCTGTATCGCAGAAGGCTATGTGATGGCGGATAAACGCCGGCCTAAGCGCTTTACTGAAGAGCAATACTTCAAATCTGTTGCCGAAATGCAGGAGTTATTTGCAGATCTGCCCGAAGCACTCGCCAACACTGTAGCGATCGCACAGGGATGCAATTTATCAATTGTCTTGGGCAAAAACTATCTTCCGCTGTTCCCAACACCAGACGGGATGACACTGGATGATTTTCTGGTGTATGAGGCTAAGCGCGGCTTAGAAATGCGCCTTGCACAGCTATACCCCGACGAGACCAAGCGTGAATCAGAGCGAGCTCGCTATTACGAGCGCCTAAAATTTGAAACGGATACCATCGTCCAGATGGGTTTCCCTGGTTACTTCCTGATCGTTGCCGACTTCATTGCTTGGGGCAAAGTCAATGGTTGCCCCGTAGGGCCAGGTCGTGGCTCGGGCGCAGGCTCTCTCGTTGCCTATAGCCTAGGCATTACCGACATTGACCCAACCGCCTACGCCCTACTGTTCGAACGCTTTTTGAACCCAGAACGGGTATCAATGCCCGACTTCGATATCGACTTCTGCCAGGAAAACCGCTGGCGCGTCATCGAATACGTGCGTGAAAAATACGGTGCTGAAGCTGTTAGCCAAATCGCCACCTTCGGTACGATGGCGGCTAAAGCGGTGGTCCGTGACGTAGGTCGTGTGCTAGATCTGCCCTATATGTTCTGTGATGGGGTTTCCAAGTTAATCCCAGCCGCACCAGGCAAGCAGTACAGCCTTGATGACGCGGTAGAAATGGTCCCTGAACTAGCTGAGCGGATCGAGCGAGAAGAAGAACTCCGTGAGCTTTGGGATCTAGCCAAAACACTTGAAGGCCTAACCCGCAATATTGGTATGCATGCAGGGGGGGTATTGATCGCTCCAGGGCAGATTACGGACTTTTGCCCGGTATACCAGGCCTCAGGTGAGGATTCATCCCCTGTTTCGATGCTCGACAAAGACGACGTCGAACAAGTCGGGCTGGTTAAATTTGACTTCTTGGGCTTGCGAAATCTAACGATTATTGAGTTGGCGCTGCAGTACATCAAAAACCAAACCGGCGAATACCTTGATCTCATGAGCCTTGGTTTTGATGACCAAGCCGCATATCAAGTTTTCCGCGATGCCAACACCACCGGCGTATTTCAGGTCGAGTCGGATGGGATGAAGCGGCTACTCGAAAAGCTCGCACCTGACCGTTTTGAAGACATTATTGCGGTATTGGCACTTTACCGTCCCGGCCCACTCGGCTCGGGGATGGTGGATACCTTTATTAACCGTAAAAAAGGCATCGAACAGCCTGATTACTTCCACCCTGACCTTGAGAAATGCCTAGAACCCACCTATGGCGTTATTGTTTATCAAGAGCAGGTGATGCAGATTTCGCAGATCATCGGCGGCTATACGCTCGGTGGCGCGGATATGTTACGTCGCGCCATGGGTAAGAAAAAACCTGAGGAAATGGCCAAGCACCGTGCGACGATCGCCGAAGGTGCTGCAAAAAAAGGGTACGACCCCGCCCTTGCCGAGCAATTGTTCGACCTGATGACCAAGTTTGCCGAGTACGGGTTTAACAAATCGCATACGGCTGCCTATGCTGTGGTTTCCTACCATACAGCATGGCTTAAAGCACATCACACTGCGGCATTTATGGCAGCAACGATGTCGTCTGAATTGGACAACACCGACCAGCTTAAAGTCTTTTACGATGATTGCATCGAAAAGAACAAGCTAGAACTACTGCCCCCAGATATCAATCAGAGCTTCTATCGCTTTGTGCCTGTGGGCAAACGGCAAATCCGCTATGCACTCGGTGCAATCAAGGGCGTCGGTGAAGGTGCGGTCAACATGATTGTGGCCGAACGCGAGAAGAATGGTCCTTTCACCTCGATTTACGATTTGTGCAGTCGTACAGATAAGAAAGAAGTTAACAAGCGCGTACTTGAAGCGCTCATTCGTGGTGGCGCATTCGATGCAATCGACGATCATCGAGCTCGTTTGATGGCCAATGTTGAGCAAGCCATGGCGGTGGCCGATGCCGAAGCCGCGAACGCGAATCAGATTAGCTTATTTGACCTGCTCGAGCCTGCCGCAGCACCTCAATTTGAAATGATTGAAGTGCAGCGCTGGGATGACAAAATCAAACTGGCGGAAGAAAAAACTGCAGTCGGATTTTACTTGTCAGGCCACCCATTCGATGCGCACGCCAAAGCCATCAAGGGCTTGATTAAAACACGCCTTGATCGGCTGCAAAATCAGCGTGAGCCCC includes:
- a CDS encoding SufE family protein, with the translated sequence MMNNTLPIDQRFEHPFGTRYDSNEIAKLLDQAYGWEAKNRLLVQLAKQLPEWPDSDKTPKHKVSGCESQVWLALEPIGAHWQIAADSDSRIVKGLLALVLSAFNQKSSTEIAAFDFENWLTERGMQRFLSASRGNGLKAIVNTIRNQT
- a CDS encoding HDOD domain-containing protein is translated as MMLRNIPATESERLIKNLIIPPRPVILEAIKRAQAADDPNFEEIAELINSDLTLSLAMLKTVNSPYYQLSQKISSVDQALQLLGLRNTCNLVEGIVLRQTLCIEHNDRMELFWEMATRIAMIAGRLAEHVHGITPEEAYTFGLFRSSGKAVMAARFPDYIDTLEKGDRFSRAEFIEYENHRYQTNHNVVGYLLSRAWYLPEDMQLATLNHHDFAVFDLHMDSEWHHVCTLIALTGLAEHILKMNIQQYEHPEWRAIEPLLLNHLALKLEEYEDIVDEVSTLL
- a CDS encoding heavy metal translocating P-type ATPase, which translates into the protein MTAPTPCFHCASDCPDPIEFTIRYREHDQPACCAGCKAVADTILASGLASYYDQRTESASRTEPLPAEIREQLQLYDDFQLQSSFVQQVSDNIREAALILEGISCAACIWLNEQHLSKLPGVLSVSINYSTHRARVRWDDQQVKLSSILQHIAAIGYRAHPYDHERNEAQWEKQRKSALLRLWVAGLSMMQVMMFVIPIYMAPTGEIEDNWLTMMHWGSALLTLPVVLYSCWPFYVNSWRELRHGRAGMDLPVSIGVVAAFIASLYSLITAHGEIYFDSVSMFVFLLLGGRYLELQARRRAGAAAEMLVKLVPAFAHRLSHDHSLHETPVHRLKAGDLIVSKAGETIPVDGVVLDGRSEVNEAMLSGESRPIIKESGSSVVAGSLNLISALTIEVKSTGNNTRLGSMVRLLDQSLQEKPYLAQLADRVAGWFIFALLLIASACFLYWYRHDPIHALPHTVAVLVISCPCALSLATPAALTAATGHLAQIGLLLTRGNSLENLARVTDIVFDKTGTLTFGEPRLSQTIALAMFADEALPIAIALENRSEHPIAKAFQMDGKSNELIVTDFCNYPGGGIYGKINGEDYWLGSSNFISKTLGHQEFERTKAHESEGTIIYLADKNSMLAAFVLADQIRPEAKAVIDYLKTQHYQLHLLSGDQLPIANLVGEQLGIQNIRAAATPETKVAYIKALQAKGHRVLMLGDGVNDAPVLAMANVSIAMGEGVDIAQAAGDMILLNSQLETLPKALLLAKKCRKIIRQNLIWALAYNLAALPIAVAGLVTPWLASLGMALSSLLVVLNALRLLAPDQLKKAK
- the ccoS gene encoding cbb3-type cytochrome oxidase assembly protein CcoS, with product MESLYLLIPLSLLIALGIGLIFWWFIRSGQTDDLEGPSWRILQDDDTTIESTTPGRTPQKKNPD
- the ccoN gene encoding cytochrome-c oxidase, cbb3-type subunit I, whose protein sequence is MENQATYNYKVVRQFAIMTVVWGIVGMLVGVICAAQMFWPELNIGPYFHFGRLRPLHTNAVIFAFGGCGLFATSYYVVQRTCNVRLFCDKLAAFTFWGWQTVILLAAITLPLGYTSGKEYAELEWPIDLLITVVWVAYAVVFFGTLAKRKVKHIYVANWFYGAFILAVALLHLVNSAAMPVTAMKSYSAYAGAVDAMVQWWYGHNAVGFFLTAGFLGMMYYFVPKQAGRPVYSYRLSVVHFWALIFTYMWAGPHHLHYTALPDWTQSLGMVFSLILLAPSWGGMINGIMTLSGAWHKLRTDPILKFLVTALSFYGMSTFEGPMMAIKSVNALSHYTDWTVGHVHSGALGWVAMITIGAIYYLIPRLFGREQMWSVKLIEVHFWIATLGVVLYISSMWISGVTQGLMWRAINTDGTLTYAFIDAVKASYPYYFIRFLGGLMYLLGMCLMLYNVLRTVFDGKAVDAKIPAVAAHA
- the ccoO gene encoding cytochrome-c oxidase, cbb3-type subunit II is translated as MNKIQKLIEENVVALIILTLLTVSVAMFVEILPLMFSKSVTQPIAGVKPYSALRLEGRDIYIREGCYNCHSQMIRPFRSETERYGHYSVAGESVYDHPFQWGSKRTGPDLARVGERYSDEWHRAHLMNPRDVVPESNMPAFAWLAVNKIDSTVTPKKMEALRKLGVPYTNEDIANASKEVEGKTEMEAVIAYLQGLGLALKNKR
- a CDS encoding cbb3-type cytochrome oxidase subunit 3, which translates into the protein MDLQNDVRIIVTVLGFILFVGICFWAYSKSSKQRFDEAAQQPFLDDDLPSSGKQS
- the ccoP gene encoding cytochrome-c oxidase, cbb3-type subunit III yields the protein MTDFTSGFWGPFIATVVILGIVFVSYLLITQMKVKLKKGEKAEVTGHKWDGDLEEYNNPLPGWWVGMFVLTIVFAIAYLWLYPGLVVFGNAKGWSQQGQHQEEVAKADAKYQALYDKYLAMPIPAVAQNKEANDMGKRLFQTYCVQCHGADARGAKGFPNLTDNDWLYGGKPEKIEETITKGRHGQMPAFGAVFGEEKVRDVANYVLKISGNPAFNDVRAERGAETFKQVCVACHGAEGKGNQDIGAPNLTDKTWLYGGSEATIVETVTNGRNNVMPAWKEFLGDGKVHLLSAYVYSLSQNQK